cttgattatgtcctcttctgaaagtcgctttggttataaagcgtctgccaaatgcaatgtaatgtaaaatatgcaactgtggctatttcatggccagtacaggtaatagaattcgcctcaaattaaaaatctacaatcatataaataattgaataaatagattaagtttggtcacatcaatacattttaaaaagttcaaaacctttaaaggtgggacttTATTAAAAATTCCAAAAATAGTGTCTTTAAAAAACTGTTCTTTTCCTTCTGAGAGCAGGGCAAGTTAGAATATGCTTAATTGATAAGAGATGTCCACAAAAATCACAGAGGGGAGGTTCagttccagttagcaaaaaagcATGGGTGAGTCTAGAGTGGCCAATTCTACACCTTGTGTAGACGACTTGATCATGTCTGCATGAGAACGATTGAGTAATCAGCTGTTTCACAGAATTGCATATATCGTGCAGCTTATTTCCAGCACAATCATCCCATTCGGCTTGCCATTTATCCATTATGTAGGAAGAAAGTACAGGCTTGATGTCAGAGACAGGTATTTCGCATGAACACAACAGCTTAGACCGGGTGATGAATCTTTTATTTCAGCCAAATGCATTACAGCAGATGAAGATAAATAATACATGACATAATAAATAGCTCTTTAAGAGCCTTTGACGACATTATCTGCACAGCCTTCTGCCAGCTCGAGACTTGAGACATCAAGCACTCAAAACATCGGCAGCCTGAAACAATACATAAGACTGCTTATGTAAATTCCATCGGAAAATTTGAAAGGGGGGAAACGAAAATGCAGGTCAGTATTGAGAATTGCATAATTACTAGAAAACATCAGTACAGAATGCTCCTCTGTAGGTAACTTCAGCATGCACAGCTGGTGAGGAGAGGTGCTCTTGTCTTGACACTGCACGGAGTGTGGACACAACCCCATCTGGACTGTCTGGATCCTAGAGGTCATGCGCTTGTCTGTCAATTTTGGATTTCAGGTGCTCCTTGTAGGCCAAGATGTCCCTGTTCCACTTGGTGATGGTCTGCTTCTCGCACACCCATATCTCCTGAGCCACCTGTTGGAAGGAGACGAGAGAATCAATATTGGATTCAACACGAAAGGAACTCAGTGTAATGAAAGCAGTTAAACATCTGGTCAGAAGTGCAAATAGCAGAAGTGTATATATACAGAATGTGCAGCATTTACAGACTTCACTGAACAGCTACAAACACTGCATTTCATGATGGTCAACTTTCTGACTAAGCACATGCATAACTCACTAGGTGCCAATGACCCTTACGCGTATCATTTTGGATCCTAGTGTTCAGTGCAAATGATGCGTGAGCATGTCAATTCAGTTCTCTTATGGTGTGGTGTCGATATAGGCATAGGATTCAATTttcaaaatgctgaaaatgctctggcagtggtgtggtgtcgatataggcataggattcagttttcaaaatgctgaaaatgctctGGCAGTGGTGTGTCGATATAGGCATAGGATTCAATtttcaaaatgctgaaaaagctCTGGCAGGTTCACCATAACGTGATCTGTACCTGTTGGATTAGCCTGAAGTCGTGGCTAACCAGCATCGTGCCGCCCTCAAACTCATTGATGGCGTCTGCCAGGGCGTCGATGGTCTCGATGTCCAAGTGATTGGTGGGCTCGTCAAGGAAGAGCAAGTGGGGGTTCTGCCAGGCAAGCCAGGCGAAGCACACGCGACACTTCTGGCCATCAGACAGGTTCCTGATGGGGCTAACCTGAGACACGgtaagggttaaaaaaaaagttacatccaACTGTCTGGTTCATATGACCATCTTTGCATCATCGCCTAACGTATAACTTGTAGAGAATTGTTGAGACACAGGTCGTCTGTCTCTGTACACCCAAACTCACCTGCTGTTTGCCCGTGAGGCCGTAGCGGCCGAcgatcctcctcatctcctctctctccttgatGTCTGGATAACACTTCATCATGTAGTCAAGCGGTGACAAGTCCAGCTCAAGCTGCTCAGTCAAGTGCTGCAAAGGGGAGGAAGATGGTGGTCAGACACAATCGACAATTCTtctcttttttggtctttttgactttatttatgataggacagtgaagatggtgacaggatacgagtggagagagagacaggaaagggccTTTTAACTTGACCGTTAAATCTACTTTgtaagccagggatgtcaaacacaGGCCCGAGGTCCGCTAAATCATTTTATTTGGCTCTCGAGATCATTTTATTTGGTGTGTTACAGGAATATTAGTCGGCCCAGGCCAATTTAAGAATACGAGTGAGCCCATGCCAGTCATAGGCAACTGAGTATATGAAGGCATATTTGAACAATcttgatgggaaagagtgtgtgactTATTTTTAAGCGCATGCACAACTGCAGTCAATTTTTTAAATCTAGAGGGTAGCCCTCAGTACTATTTGAAATTGACACCACTGTTGTAAGCATGTACATTGAACAGTCTAGTTTCATATCCGGGTTAAGTTTGGCCAACTTGTTTACTTTTACACCCCTCAAAACATTGGTGTGGGCTTACCTGGTGGTATCTGCCAATCTTTACATGAGAGTTCACTCTGATCATTCCACTGGATGGGACAAGCTAGGGGGGAAAGAGAATTACCCAGTGATTACCATGTGAACAAGCGGCTCATAACTGAGGCATTATATTAATCATTTCATCCAAAATCAGAAGCCATCTTTCTATATATATTACAAAAACACCTTTAAATCTCAGGGCTTCTCAGAGCCAAAACAACTGCAATCAGTATCAACCACACTTCTGCAATCTCCATTCAATTCTTAATTAACTGCTATGGCAAAGAACTTTGGGCACAATCTATGACCAAAGTCTAGACAAATGATATTTTTAAATCAAGTCGTACCTCTCCAGCCAACAGCTTCAGCAATGTGGACTTTCCAGCACCGTTGGGTCCCACAAGTGCCACCCGCGTGTCCAGATCAATCCCAAACTCCAGGTCTTTATAAATATATGGCTGCAACACAAGAACACCACAGCAGGGCCAAGCATGTGAGCGACTATGGGATTGAAACGCACAGCAGCAGTCTTTAAAAAGGTGAACTTGTGTATTAAATATCAAAAGTGGGAGCACATAAGGGAAATAAATACATATCTCCAGGTCTTTATAAATACATGGCTGCAATACAAGAACACCACAGTAGGGCAAAGCATGTGACTAGGGGATTGAAATGCACAGCAGCAGTCTTTAAAAAGGTGAACTTGTTTGGTAAATACCACAAGTGAGAGCACATATCAGACATATGGATCCTTACCGTGTCGTCAGAATACCTAAAGCTGACATTCTGCACCATGATAACAGGAGGGGGTATCTTCCCACAGGGATGAAAAGAAAATGACAGGGTCTGCAGacacaaaacaaacagttatttagGAGACTAGCAGGGTGATGATAGACAATGAGAGAACTTGCGAGTGTAAGAattagggctgtcacaatattcaataagtcaacaTATCGTACAATAAatttttacaagcatgataacttttttgccacaataaattattgcatgcttctttgttttcctcgtcactcttttagactgaatatcgataggcacatttcactcagcgcaatgatgcttaaacgttggtgtacttttaattttcagtctgtctaccttgtctatctctccatctacccctctatctagcaccccctgctgcgacgctttcaaaattagaaaggtTGTATTCGCATTTCTATCCCATTgtcatattttttaaaatgatcgagaagacaatattatcgtttatcgcaatagtttcttggccaatttatcgtccagcaaaatttgttatcgtgacaggcctagtaAGAATATCTAAAAGGGTTGTGCCAATAGATCAGCACGCTTCAGACTGTTTTTTGTCACTGCACCTCTACAGTGAGAACACTGCATAGTGACGATACTACAAATTGGCCACAACCTCTCTAGGTTCCTGCCACAATATACGGTCATTTCAGAAATATGCTTTGAGCGAGTACTTGGGGACAGCACAGCTAAATCTCTCCCCGCAAGTTAATATGTGATGACATGTATACTACTCATTCTTATATAGCTGGAATaaggggtggggggctgggcAGGCAATGAGCATATCGTGCCAAATTGGTGTTTTTAAAAAGGTTAAGCACTTGATCCGTTAGTTGCATAATGTCCTTTCAAATCATAACTGTGGacagaaaacagcaaagtaggTAATTAATACAAGTTTCCCGTCAGGTGCCAATCTTCTTAAAAGATTGGCCAGAGTGCTGTTTTCCAAAATCCATGTGTTCACCAACCTTGTCATTCACAACTTTCTCAGTTAGTCCTGAGGCCACCATCTTCTGCAAAGTTTTCTCTTTGCTCTGAGCTTGTCTGGCTAGCTTGGCAGAGCCATGGCCAAACCGTGCAATATAGttctgaaaaagacaaaaaacacacaatttaCACAGGCAGGCCACACGCAAAAAGAGCCctggggtgtggtggtggagtTCTTCATACAGTGAGCAGGAGTCTAATCTGGTGTGTTAGTTTGGAGATCAGCTTAACGCTTCAGCTAGTCTTTGTCAAAGCACCGATCCCATCAAGTACAGAGTTCTCAATGGCGGCACTACAATTCGGCCTTTTGTTTACATCATTTCTCCCATTTTGCAGACCTACCAATTCTGACAAGTGGTGAACCCATGCATGTACACAGGAATAGGAAAGAGGCTAATCGCTTACCTTCATATGTGCAATTTGATCCTGCTCCCAGTTGAAGCGTTTCATCTggttctcctccagctcctctctGGTCTTGATATACTGGTCATAATTACCCTGAGAAgcaaaggagacacacatgagaAGCAGAAATGGCAAAGGCAAACAGGGTTTTATATGCATGTGGTTATACAGAGAATTTGAAAAGTAGTGAGAGTGATTTCTTACAGTGTAGTACTTCAGATTCTTCTGGTGCAAGTGCATGATGTTGGTACACACGCCATTAAGGAAGTCTTGGGAATGTGAAATCAGGACGAGAATACGTTTGAACCTGTCAAAGAAATGGGCGTCAACAGTTGTCCAGACAGAGAGCAGGAGTCTAGTCTGGTGTGTTCTTTTGGAGATCAGCTAACCGCTTCAGCTAGTCTTTGTCAAAGCACCAACACATCGAGTACAATGCCTCAATGGTGGCACTACAATTCGGCCTTTTGTTTACATCATTTCTCCACCAACCACAAACTACAGCACTAGCATATAAAATGACACAACAGAACGAAAGGACTGCCTGGATCCCCATCACCACATCATCCACTGCGTAAATTCCTAACTGGGCTTTGTATTATTAGGTAATAATAAAGGCCGTCATAGGGCCCCAAGGCCtctgtaatggatgccaactagcagagttcagtgTGGAactttagtaaacctccctctcgcagcctcaatacagtgcggtagcgttgggctatcggaccggccctttagctcagcgcgctcgtactgtgactcccattgctgaaccgatgtagttgacgaggtggcaggttcgctccccgagggggacgaactgtgcaggaacacctcagtcacaTCTCCTCATTTCACTATAGATACTCACTGTCTGAGCTCCTCCTCCAGCCACACGCAGGCCTCCAGGTCCAAGTGGTTGGTCGGCTCATCCAGAAGCAGCATGAACGGTTTCAGGTACAGTGCTCTGAGGAACACAAAGGAGAGGCATTAGGCTTACGGCTGATGCTCACTCCAAATAGATTACCCATACAGAGGCAAAAAGGGAACAGAGCAAACACGGGTAACTAGCTATATGAAAATGACTACTACCAGAACCGTCTGGGTCAGAAAAACGCTTCGGACAGTTTTTGTCACCGTGCAGCTGCGCTGTGAACACACTGCTTGGCAGCTGCACATTCATTCGGCCTTTTATTTCATCATTCACAGCAGTTCCAGATACGGGTCATAAAACTctacacacattttaaaatagaTTCCCTTTTAATGCCTCTCAAATCACGAAGCAAGAAGTAACAAAAGCCCTCTGCTCAAGGGCATTTCTGAGCACACTGACTTTACCCAAACCATGAAGGGGCACTTCCATACTCATGAGAAAGGGAAACCCAGAACCCACTTTGCAAAGGCATGTGACACCATAACacccttagcctgattatcattgactttcaaatctcaaagacttggtctgagcaagagcataacaattggcATTTCCCCAACGGCATGGTTGACTACCCCTCCCTTAGTTCGctgatggttgtttgcttcccgacaaagtgggaggagttccc
This genomic interval from Engraulis encrasicolus isolate BLACKSEA-1 chromosome 16, IST_EnEncr_1.0, whole genome shotgun sequence contains the following:
- the abcf2a gene encoding ATP-binding cassette sub-family F member 2a codes for the protein MPSDLAKKKAAKKKEAAKGRQKKKPEEVNGEGEKPESQENGATANGVDSLAKQLDEFELKKTEARAVTGVLASHPNSTDVHIASLSLTFHGQELLTDTSLELNSGRRYGLIGLNGTGKSMLLSAIGHREVPIPEHIDIYHLTREMPPSEKTALQSVMEVDEQRIKLEREAERLATEDSECEKLMELYERLEELDADKAAVRASRILHGLGFTSAMQQKKLKDFSGGWRMRVALARALYLKPFMLLLDEPTNHLDLEACVWLEEELRQFKRILVLISHSQDFLNGVCTNIMHLHQKNLKYYTGNYDQYIKTREELEENQMKRFNWEQDQIAHMKNYIARFGHGSAKLARQAQSKEKTLQKMVASGLTEKVVNDKTLSFSFHPCGKIPPPVIMVQNVSFRYSDDTPYIYKDLEFGIDLDTRVALVGPNGAGKSTLLKLLAGELVPSSGMIRVNSHVKIGRYHQHLTEQLELDLSPLDYMMKCYPDIKEREEMRRIVGRYGLTGKQQVSPIRNLSDGQKCRVCFAWLAWQNPHLLFLDEPTNHLDIETIDALADAINEFEGGTMLVSHDFRLIQQVAQEIWVCEKQTITKWNRDILAYKEHLKSKIDRQAHDL